The nucleotide window TGCTGGCCATACCCAGCAGCGGCGAGTTCATGCCGGCCGCGCGGGTGATCGGCGGCATCGGCACAATTTCACGCAGCTTGAACACGTTGATGCCGTAAAGCTCAGATTTGCCTTTCAGCTGATCGGAACCCAACCGGAACAGCAGCAGTTCGAACTTATTGGAAAGCGCAAGGTTTGCGCGTTCATCGATCTCTTTCTGAAAATTATCCATCATGGCCTCGGGCAGAATCTGGGCGAATTAAAGGGGCAGGGCGAAAGCGCCATGATTAACTTATCGGCAGCGAGGAAAAAAAATGCAGTGAGGGGAGCGTAAATTTTAGCGTAAGGGCGATCGCCCTCACGCTCTGGCGCTGTTACTTCAGCAGAATGGCGCGGACGCTTTTGCCTTTGATTTTACCTTCTTTCAGCTTAATCAGGGCCTTCTTCGCCTGCGCAGCCTCAATGGCCACGTAAGCGTGCGTCTGCGTCAGATCGATCTTACCAATCTGATCGCCGCTGAAACCGGCTTCGCCGGTCAGCGCGCCGAGAATATCACCCGGACGGATTTTGGCTTTACGCCCACCGTCAATGCACAGCGTCATCATTGCCGCCGGTAACGCCCGCGTGGTTTTACCGGCCAGCGTGGCGGCAGAGACCCAGTTCAGCTTCTGCTGCAGATAATCTTCCAGCGCATGCGCGCGCACCATCTCATCGGCAGTGACAAAGCTGACGGCTAAGCCCGTTTCGCCGGCGCGGCCGGTACGGCCAATGCGGTGGATATGCACCTCCGGATCCCACGCCAGCTGGAAGTTAACCACCAGCGCCAGCGATTTGATATCCAGTCCGCGCGCGGCAACATCAGTGGCAATCAGCACACGGCTGCTGCCATTGGCGAAGCGGATCAGCACCCGCTCACGGTCACGCTGTTCCAGATCGCCATGCAGCGCCAGCGCGCTAATCTGCCGGTCGTTCAGCGCGGCCGCAATGTCATCGCATTCGCGTTTGGTGTTACAGAACACCACGCAGGAAGCAGGCTGCTGCTGGCTCAGCAGGGCACACAGCAACGCCACGCGCTCGCTGGCTGCGGCTTCAATAAACTGCTGTTCAATGGCAGGCAGTTCGGCGCGGTCTTCCGTTGCCACCGCCAGCGCATCACGCTGGAAACGCTGGCTCAGGCTGGCAATGGTATCCGGCCAGGTGGCGGAAAACAGCAGCGTCTGGCGCGCATCCGGGGTGAAACCGATGATCGCTTCCATATCGTCGCGGAAGCCCATCTCCAGCATCCGGTCCGCCTCATCCAGCACCAGCGTTTGCAGCCGGGTGAGATCGAGATTATCGCGTTTCAGGTGATCGAGAATGCGGCCCGGCGTGCCCACCACGATGTGCGGCGCGTGCACCAGCGAATCCCGCTGCGCGCTCATTGGCTGGCCGCCGCACAGCGTCAGAATCTTGATATTGCGCGTGAAGCGCGCCAGCTGGCGCAGCACATTACTGACCTGGTCGGCCAGCTCGCGCGTCGGGCACAGCACCAGCGCCTGAGTATGAAACTGGCTGTTATCGATGCGGTTCAGCAGGCCGATACCAAAGGCGGCGGTTTTGCCGCTACCGGTTTTCGCCTGCGCACGCACGTCGCGTCCGGCAAGAATAGCGGGCAGCGAAGCGGCCTGCACCGGCGTCATGGCGTCGAAACCCATCTCGCGCAGGTTGTCGAGCTGGCTGGCGGGAAGTTGCGTCAGGGTAGAAAAAGCAGTCACAAAAATGTCTCTGATAGCGGGCAAAATAGCGGCGCCAGTCTGGCAGAAAGGGGCGGGATCGGCAATGGTAAATCACCGCAGCCGGCTGCGTGCGCTGGCGAGGGTGACCCTGTGCGCACACCGAAGGTTTCGCCGGAAATTATCGCAAAGTTTTAATGCATCCGGCAGGGGGCGACGACGCCAGTGGCAGGCGTGCCGGCGTTATGCGCTGTGGCGATAAATGAGTTCTGCAGCGAAAATGACGCAGACTGGCGGGGATTTTGCAGCACTTTCCTCATGGTTGCGCTTATGTGTCAGCGGCGGCAGCGGAAAATGTGCTTAAAAATTGCCTGCGCTTTGCTTTATATTTAGCGCGCCAATTGGCGATTGATTTTAACTTCAGAGGTCATTTCATTGAGTCATCACGTCCAGGGACATAACGAGGACATTCTGAAAATCGTCGGCCGCGCCGTGTTAACGCTTCATCTGCATGGAGAGTCTTTATCCTCCGATAAAGTCAGTTCGATGATTGCCTGTTACGCGGAAGAAGAGCCTGTCAGTGACGATGAGCATCAGCGTTTATATGCGCTCGCGATTCAGATGTTATCGTGATCCAGCATCCGGAAGGGGCGTATTGCGCCCCGGTTTTATCGCAAAGCCTCCCATGGAGGCTTTTTGCTTTTCCGGTCCAGGAAACCTGTCAG belongs to Candidatus Pantoea soli and includes:
- the dbpA gene encoding ATP-dependent RNA helicase DbpA: MTAFSTLTQLPASQLDNLREMGFDAMTPVQAASLPAILAGRDVRAQAKTGSGKTAAFGIGLLNRIDNSQFHTQALVLCPTRELADQVSNVLRQLARFTRNIKILTLCGGQPMSAQRDSLVHAPHIVVGTPGRILDHLKRDNLDLTRLQTLVLDEADRMLEMGFRDDMEAIIGFTPDARQTLLFSATWPDTIASLSQRFQRDALAVATEDRAELPAIEQQFIEAAASERVALLCALLSQQQPASCVVFCNTKRECDDIAAALNDRQISALALHGDLEQRDRERVLIRFANGSSRVLIATDVAARGLDIKSLALVVNFQLAWDPEVHIHRIGRTGRAGETGLAVSFVTADEMVRAHALEDYLQQKLNWVSAATLAGKTTRALPAAMMTLCIDGGRKAKIRPGDILGALTGEAGFSGDQIGKIDLTQTHAYVAIEAAQAKKALIKLKEGKIKGKSVRAILLK